In one Misgurnus anguillicaudatus chromosome 1, ASM2758022v2, whole genome shotgun sequence genomic region, the following are encoded:
- the lrtm2a gene encoding leucine-rich repeat and transmembrane domain-containing protein 2 produces the protein MQLSNAPAVSRRRRGNPDSQGLLGLLSVCATLLQLCTGCPSECICNSLEVNCSGRSLVSVPALTSVPEGTRTIHLTNNRLASLPVSAFANLSALETLDLSNNYLDNLPSRLFRELGNLSDLSLRNNSLTVLDRELFRGMTQLRRLDLSLNGLAAVPLGLLDELQGLTWLSLAGNRLHALERATFEPLTNLQHLELGMNPWECDCNLRDFKHWMEWLIYRGGYVDAVECTLPKDLRGRDIRSVPVEMFNYCLQLEDENGGGNAKGRSPPCSRATVAPSEGAAVRTEAELPDCVKQRYRPVSVRRAIGTVVIAGVVCGIVCIMMVAAAAYGCIYASLMAKYQRELKKRQPLMGDTEADADPEEKQISSVA, from the exons ATGCAGCTTAGCAATGCACCTGCAGTGAGTCGCAGGAGGAGAGGAAATCCGGACAGTCAAG GGCTGTTAGGTTTGCTGAGTGTGTGCGCTACATTACTGCAATTAtgcactggctgtccttcagaGTGTATTTGTAACTCATTGGAAGTTAACTGCAGTGGGCGGAGCCTAGTATCTGTGCCAGCTCTGACCTCTGTCCCGGAGGGCACGCGCACCATCCACCTGACCAATAACCGCCTTGCCTCCCTGCCCGTGTCTGCGTTCGCCAACCTGAGCGCTCTGGAGACACTCGACCTGTCTAACAACTATCTGGACAACCTGCCTTCCAGACTCTTCCGTGAGCTGGGCAACCTGAGTGATTTGAGTTTGCGGAACAACAGTCTGACGGTTTTGGATCGCGAGCTGTTTCGTGGCATGACCCAGCTGCGGAGGCTGGATCTGTCTCTGAACGGCCTGGCCGCAGTGCCGCTGGGCCTACTGGATGAGCTACAAGGGCTGACCTGGCTTTCCTTGGCTGGGAACAGACTTCACGCACTAGAGAGAGCCACGTTTGAGCCCCTCACCAACCTTCAACACCTGGAGCTGGGCATGAATCCTTGGGAGTGTGATTGCAACCTGAGAGACTTCAAACACTGGATGGAGTGGCTGATATATCGAG GTGGTTACGTCGATGCGGTTGAGTGTACGCTTCCTAAAGACTTAAGGGGCCGTGACATCAGGAGTGTTCCTGTGGAGATGTTCAACTACTGCCTGCAATTGGAGGATGAGAACGGGGGCGGGAACGCGAAGGGCAGATCCCCACCGTGCTCCCGAGCGACGGTCGCTCCGTCGGAAGGCGCAGCGGTGCGTACGGAGGCGGAGCTACCGGACTGCGTAAAGCAGCGATATCGGCCAGTCAGCGTGCGTAGGGCGATCGGTACGGTGGTGATCGCCGGTGTGGTCTGTGGGATCGTGTGTATTATGATGGTAGCGGCGGCGGCGTACGGCTGCATTTACGCCTCCCTGATGGCAAAATACCAGCGAGAGCTGAAGAAACGGCAACCGTTGATGGGTGACACGGAGGCAGATGCCGACCCGGAGGAGAAACAGATCTCATCGGTTGCGTAG